From the genome of Streptomyces sp. NBC_01317, one region includes:
- a CDS encoding RidA family protein has product MKQRRLTHISAPEGVEPSSGYTHVVTGPGRLAALAGQMPFDEKGTLVGEGDPAAQARQVFTNMRACLAATGATFDDVIKLTYYVTDVAFVPAVLAVRDEFIDTARPPASTVVQVVALFRPELLLEVDAFALVGDTADADAR; this is encoded by the coding sequence ATGAAACAACGGCGGCTCACGCACATCTCGGCCCCGGAGGGCGTCGAGCCGAGTTCCGGCTACACCCACGTGGTGACGGGACCGGGCCGGCTGGCCGCACTCGCCGGACAGATGCCGTTCGACGAGAAGGGCACGCTCGTCGGCGAGGGTGACCCGGCCGCCCAGGCACGGCAGGTCTTCACGAACATGCGGGCCTGTCTGGCCGCCACGGGGGCCACCTTCGACGACGTCATCAAGCTGACCTACTACGTCACCGACGTGGCGTTCGTGCCGGCCGTCCTTGCGGTACGGGACGAGTTCATCGACACCGCGCGCCCGCCGGCCAGCACCGTGGTGCAGGTCGTGGCGCTGTTCCGGCCCGAACTGCTCCTCGAAGTGGACGCGTTCGCGCTGGTCGGTGACACCGCCGACGCCGACGCCCGCTGA
- a CDS encoding alpha/beta hydrolase, with product MTVTATTPPRPHPCTGQIPPFDGELGAPLRAILAELPMPLTPGLVADRRRRSLRGRLSDDAIRRDGAFTIEELAVPATAGRPEIPLLLCRPTGTAAPRGVIYHTHGGGMVAGSHRSTELTGELNRAEELQLAVLSVDYRLAPEHPDPTPVEDCYAGLLWLAGNAERLGLPADRTVVSGNSAGGALAAGLALLARDRQGPPPLGQFLQFPMLDDRCDSFSARQMGRVGLWDGESDAAGWTALLGDRRGTDDVSCYAAPARADDVSGLPPAWIEVGSVEALRDTAVAYASRLWQAGGEAELHVWAGAFHSFDEWVPDAVVSRTAHHARVGWLRRVLAL from the coding sequence ATGACCGTGACCGCCACCACACCCCCACGACCACACCCCTGTACCGGGCAGATACCCCCGTTCGACGGCGAGTTGGGGGCGCCGCTGCGCGCCATCCTCGCGGAGCTGCCCATGCCGCTGACCCCCGGACTCGTCGCCGACCGGCGGCGCAGGAGCCTGCGCGGCCGGCTCTCCGACGACGCGATCCGCCGGGACGGGGCGTTCACGATCGAGGAACTGGCCGTGCCCGCGACGGCCGGCAGGCCCGAGATCCCCCTGCTGCTCTGCCGGCCGACCGGGACGGCCGCGCCGCGCGGTGTCATCTACCACACGCACGGCGGTGGCATGGTCGCCGGCAGCCACCGCAGTACGGAGCTGACCGGCGAGCTCAACCGGGCCGAGGAGCTTCAACTCGCCGTGCTGTCCGTGGACTACCGGCTCGCCCCGGAGCACCCGGACCCGACGCCGGTGGAGGACTGTTACGCCGGTCTGCTCTGGCTGGCCGGGAACGCCGAGCGGCTCGGGCTCCCGGCGGACCGTACCGTCGTCAGCGGCAACAGCGCGGGCGGCGCCCTCGCCGCCGGGCTCGCCCTGCTGGCCCGGGACCGCCAAGGGCCGCCGCCGCTGGGGCAGTTCCTCCAGTTCCCGATGCTCGACGACCGGTGCGACAGCTTCTCGGCGCGGCAGATGGGCCGGGTGGGGCTCTGGGACGGCGAGTCCGACGCCGCGGGGTGGACGGCGCTGCTCGGCGACCGGCGGGGCACCGACGACGTCTCCTGCTACGCCGCGCCGGCCCGCGCGGACGACGTCTCGGGACTTCCGCCGGCCTGGATCGAGGTCGGGTCGGTGGAGGCGCTGCGGGACACGGCCGTCGCGTACGCGTCCCGGCTCTGGCAGGCCGGTGGCGAGGCGGAACTGCACGTGTGGGCGGGCGCCTTCCACAGCTTCGACGAGTGGGTCCCCGACGCGGTCGTCTCCCGGACGGCGCATCACGCGCGGGTCGGCTGGCTGAGGCGCGTACTGGCCCTCTGA
- a CDS encoding helix-turn-helix domain-containing protein has product MMEQPYFGRRLKELRRARRLSQAALAGEEISTGYLSRLESGARQPTERVVTYLVKKLAVERSAFDVPPSGGSLAQALSLATSSDSDETVERLIIALDQAEDEDLLLRWQALWIISRHWQRRGEHAEEREALEELVRIADELALPELQCRAQSQLARLLRATGEVTRAIDMATHAYQLATQGKLSVSDVGTALQTLVAAEAEAGRLPDARAHVDELVALVENGGSEVMRTEALWSAATVRFRQGDHERAREFLERAMNELDSRVDLTLWVRLRLATASLCLQTEPPLTDLGRAYLQEVEGALALVGTSVMRQELLMLQAYLAFHEGRYEDARAAHDELNCDDMRMTYRDRIRLSILDSQLLLLEGDEERGLGQLRELGEQARQASNIDLAADIWRILAGALETSRRRRSAAEG; this is encoded by the coding sequence ATGATGGAACAGCCCTATTTCGGTCGTCGCCTCAAAGAGCTGAGGAGGGCGCGCCGGCTCTCCCAGGCCGCTCTCGCGGGTGAGGAAATCTCCACCGGATACCTGTCACGACTGGAGTCCGGTGCGCGACAACCCACCGAGCGGGTTGTCACATACCTTGTCAAGAAACTTGCCGTGGAGCGGTCGGCGTTCGACGTGCCGCCGAGCGGTGGTTCGCTGGCCCAGGCACTGTCCCTCGCGACCTCCTCCGACAGTGACGAGACGGTCGAACGCCTGATCATCGCGCTGGACCAGGCGGAGGACGAGGATCTCCTTCTGCGCTGGCAGGCCCTGTGGATCATCTCCAGGCACTGGCAGCGCCGCGGCGAGCACGCCGAGGAGCGGGAAGCCCTGGAGGAACTGGTCAGGATCGCCGACGAACTGGCGCTTCCCGAGTTGCAGTGCAGGGCCCAGTCCCAGCTCGCCCGGTTGCTGAGGGCGACGGGCGAGGTGACCCGTGCCATCGACATGGCCACCCACGCCTATCAGTTGGCCACGCAGGGCAAGCTGTCCGTCTCCGACGTCGGGACGGCGTTGCAGACGCTCGTCGCGGCCGAGGCCGAGGCGGGCCGGCTGCCCGACGCCAGGGCCCACGTGGACGAACTGGTCGCCCTGGTGGAGAACGGCGGCTCGGAGGTCATGCGCACCGAGGCGCTCTGGTCGGCGGCCACGGTGCGTTTCCGGCAGGGCGACCACGAGCGGGCCCGGGAGTTCCTCGAACGCGCGATGAACGAGCTGGACAGCCGGGTCGACCTCACTCTCTGGGTACGGCTCCGGCTGGCCACCGCCTCGCTCTGCCTCCAGACCGAGCCGCCGCTCACCGATCTCGGGCGGGCGTACCTCCAGGAGGTGGAGGGCGCGCTCGCCCTCGTCGGTACGTCGGTCATGCGGCAGGAGCTGTTGATGCTCCAGGCCTATCTCGCCTTCCACGAGGGCCGGTACGAGGACGCTCGCGCCGCGCACGACGAACTCAACTGCGACGACATGCGCATGACCTACCGTGACCGGATCAGGCTCAGCATCCTCGACAGCCAGCTGCTGCTCCTGGAGGGCGACGAGGAGCGGGGCCTGGGGCAGCTCAGGGAGCTGGGCGAGCAGGCCAGGCAGGCGTCGAACATCGACCTCGCGGCGGACATCTGGCGCATCCTCGCGGGCGCGCTGGAGACGTCCCGCCGGCGCAGGTCGGCGGCCGAGGGCTGA
- a CDS encoding glycosyltransferase: MSAEQQLPVNTPTVAVIIPARNGAAYIDRALASLVTQTVPPNEVVVVDDGSDDDTYHRARRWADLLPLKVIRSDPKGTWHARRTAIEATDSEFILQLDADDTLLPGAVAGMTQAYARQPGLVAPRRFLLVEGETENIPRPVVERLPDSEDQYVYMLVRNYIGVGCLYSRKDYEAVGGYRPCRYAEDWDLWLRFAAAGIPISLPAEATYVYNMHSKNISTNIDIGATDLEILRRFLDAGTETHRRTAKLAFLQRAGIDYVEELDKATVAEASVDLAALGLVENEHLQVRRDTDLGHVLVGSSTAGDGQRLVVVSPDGSQTRLRSLVAAGGILEANETDQPSLRWEGCDLTWFGWH; encoded by the coding sequence ATGTCAGCTGAGCAGCAACTCCCGGTGAACACCCCCACCGTCGCGGTGATCATCCCGGCCCGTAACGGCGCCGCGTACATCGACCGCGCACTCGCCTCCCTCGTGACCCAGACGGTCCCGCCGAACGAGGTCGTCGTCGTCGACGACGGCTCGGACGACGACACCTACCACCGGGCGCGCCGGTGGGCCGACCTGCTGCCCCTCAAGGTCATCCGTTCCGACCCCAAGGGCACGTGGCACGCCCGCCGCACCGCGATCGAGGCCACCGATTCGGAGTTCATCCTCCAGCTCGACGCCGACGACACCCTGCTGCCCGGCGCGGTGGCCGGCATGACCCAGGCGTACGCGCGGCAGCCCGGACTCGTCGCGCCCCGGCGGTTCCTGCTGGTGGAGGGCGAGACCGAGAACATCCCGCGCCCGGTGGTCGAGCGGCTGCCGGACTCCGAGGACCAGTACGTCTACATGCTGGTACGCAACTACATCGGCGTCGGCTGCCTGTACAGCAGGAAGGACTACGAGGCCGTCGGCGGCTACCGGCCGTGCCGTTACGCCGAGGACTGGGACCTGTGGCTGCGGTTCGCCGCCGCCGGCATCCCGATCTCGCTGCCGGCGGAAGCCACGTACGTCTACAACATGCACAGCAAGAACATCTCCACGAACATCGACATCGGCGCCACCGACCTGGAGATCCTGCGGCGCTTCCTCGACGCGGGGACGGAGACCCACCGCCGTACCGCCAAGCTGGCGTTCCTCCAGCGCGCGGGCATCGACTACGTCGAGGAACTCGACAAGGCCACGGTCGCCGAGGCGTCGGTGGACCTGGCCGCACTCGGCCTGGTCGAGAACGAGCACCTCCAGGTCCGCAGGGACACCGACCTCGGGCATGTCCTCGTCGGCAGCTCGACGGCCGGGGACGGGCAGCGGCTCGTCGTCGTGTCGCCCGACGGGAGCCAGACACGGCTCCGTTCCCTCGTGGCGGCCGGCGGAATCCTGGAGGCCAACGAGACCGACCAGCCGTCCCTGCGCTGGGAGGGCTGCGACCTGACCTGGTTCGGCTGGCACTGA
- a CDS encoding phytanoyl-CoA dioxygenase family protein, which translates to MTLETLTLAAPALDGADLDRFERLGYLVLPGFLPTELVSKVKPEVDSWVDDGLRTRSIASATHPEIHGVPPVMELELPGHGELINHRPLLSLLAQLMGPSFVFHHLHSDRQAPGIAGKPWHHDYEQTPQTDRAHSMIHTLHYLDGLSPDTSSLVVLPGSHHEVAEKTARGHLGTRELPGEVVIDRLPSGSTVVLHSALFHARRPRPDSPGKPRYFVDASYCRTGTLWPPVKPYWRHMLRRAQELGLDGGGWPELFAERHFTEYVKPA; encoded by the coding sequence ATGACGCTAGAGACACTGACCCTCGCCGCGCCGGCTCTGGACGGCGCCGACCTCGACCGCTTCGAACGGCTGGGCTATCTGGTCCTCCCCGGTTTCCTCCCCACCGAACTGGTGTCCAAGGTCAAACCCGAAGTCGACAGCTGGGTGGACGACGGCCTGCGGACCCGGTCCATCGCCTCCGCGACCCACCCGGAGATCCACGGCGTCCCCCCGGTCATGGAGCTCGAACTCCCGGGCCACGGTGAGCTGATCAACCACCGGCCCCTGCTGTCGCTGCTCGCCCAGTTGATGGGTCCCTCGTTCGTCTTCCACCACCTGCACAGCGACCGCCAGGCCCCCGGCATCGCCGGAAAGCCCTGGCACCACGACTACGAGCAGACACCGCAGACCGACCGTGCCCACAGCATGATCCACACACTGCACTACCTCGACGGGCTCTCCCCCGACACCTCCTCGCTGGTGGTGCTGCCCGGCTCGCACCACGAGGTGGCCGAGAAGACGGCCCGCGGTCACCTGGGGACCCGGGAGCTGCCCGGTGAGGTGGTCATCGACCGGCTGCCCAGCGGGTCGACGGTCGTCCTGCACTCGGCGCTGTTCCACGCCCGCCGTCCCCGGCCCGACAGCCCCGGGAAGCCCCGCTATTTCGTCGACGCCTCGTACTGCCGGACGGGGACCCTCTGGCCGCCGGTGAAGCCGTACTGGCGCCACATGCTGCGCCGGGCACAGGAGTTGGGGCTCGACGGCGGCGGGTGGCCCGAGCTGTTCGCCGAGCGGCACTTCACCGAATACGTCAAGCCCGCCTGA
- a CDS encoding polysaccharide deacetylase family protein — protein MLYAGVAWGAAGYEVETVDGDGRRMTSPVSFDARRTDELIGHLRGMDHRLVTVVDSTNGILDGRMMAAGLDVYRADPHLLPPRPVFGSVDAGELARAAARRGTASLARLERGRGTQTGREELLAEWIASAETELAAMTTAGLCLSHGPRDRREIALTFDDGPLPPYTGQILDVLERYGVPATFFCVGMNARAYGEEIVRMREQGHGVANHTWSHPFLPDLTRAQLVEQIDRTGEGIAEVGGGAVPTLFRPPYGSRTPEVMGWLAGTDARTVLWDVAPDDWAMPGADFIATTILDQARPGSVVLLHDGGGDRSQTVGALPAVIEGLLERGFRFVLVDDMVPAAVV, from the coding sequence ATGCTGTACGCGGGAGTCGCCTGGGGCGCCGCCGGCTACGAGGTCGAGACGGTCGACGGGGACGGCCGGCGGATGACGTCCCCGGTGTCGTTCGACGCCCGGCGCACCGATGAACTGATCGGCCACCTACGGGGAATGGACCACCGGCTCGTCACCGTGGTGGACAGTACGAACGGGATACTCGACGGCCGGATGATGGCCGCGGGGCTGGACGTGTACCGCGCGGACCCCCATCTCCTGCCGCCACGCCCGGTGTTCGGCTCGGTGGACGCCGGGGAGCTGGCGCGGGCGGCGGCACGGCGCGGGACGGCCTCCCTCGCCAGGCTGGAGAGAGGCCGCGGTACACAGACCGGCCGGGAGGAGCTGCTCGCGGAGTGGATCGCCTCGGCGGAAACCGAGTTGGCGGCGATGACCACGGCGGGCCTCTGTCTGAGCCACGGCCCGCGCGACCGGCGCGAGATCGCCCTGACCTTCGACGACGGTCCGCTGCCGCCGTACACCGGGCAGATCCTCGACGTCCTCGAACGGTACGGCGTCCCCGCGACGTTCTTCTGTGTCGGGATGAACGCCCGTGCGTACGGCGAGGAGATCGTCCGGATGCGTGAGCAGGGGCACGGGGTCGCCAACCACACCTGGTCGCACCCGTTCCTGCCCGATCTGACCCGGGCGCAGCTCGTGGAGCAGATCGACCGGACCGGGGAGGGGATCGCCGAGGTGGGGGGCGGTGCCGTGCCGACCCTGTTCCGGCCGCCGTACGGGTCGCGTACGCCGGAGGTGATGGGGTGGCTGGCCGGGACCGACGCGAGGACCGTCCTGTGGGACGTCGCGCCGGACGACTGGGCCATGCCCGGCGCGGATTTCATCGCCACGACCATCCTCGACCAGGCGCGTCCCGGATCGGTGGTCCTCCTGCACGACGGGGGCGGCGACCGGTCGCAGACCGTGGGCGCGCTGCCCGCCGTCATCGAGGGCCTCCTGGAGCGGGGCTTCCGCTTCGTCCTGGTCGACGACATGGTGCCGGCCGCGGTGGTGTGA
- a CDS encoding D-arabinono-1,4-lactone oxidase: MTQLEATTDLPRTNWAGNVTYDPGRVHRPRTLDELRRLVAERTRIRALGSGHSFSAVAEAPGDRVLLDGLPPTVRLDRQDGTVTVAAGTRYADLAFVLQRAGLALANLASLPHISVAGSCATGTHGSGDGRRCLAASVAGLRLVGPEGDLVELRRDTDRDTFAGSVVALGALGVVTQVTLDVEPTYDMTQRVRVRVPLTEVAERFDDVFSAAYSVSVFTDWLGDEAQVWLKDRLDRSDGDRSGGERTGGWAGGEPARVPLNPVPGMPPEFSTEQLGSVGPWFERLPHFRPELTPGAGEEFQSEYYLPREAAPAAFAALRGIGHLLAPSLHIAEVRTVRADDLWLSPAHGRDSVTFHFTWVKDAAAITPLIAAVEELLVPLGARPHWGKLTSLSASEIAAGYERAVEFGRLARKYDPAGKFSNGFLEALFPEG, translated from the coding sequence ATGACACAGCTCGAAGCCACCACAGACCTGCCGCGGACGAACTGGGCCGGCAACGTGACCTACGACCCCGGCCGGGTCCACCGGCCGCGCACCCTGGACGAGTTGCGGCGGCTCGTCGCGGAGCGCACGAGGATACGGGCGCTCGGCAGCGGTCACTCCTTCAGCGCCGTCGCCGAGGCGCCGGGGGACCGCGTCCTCCTGGACGGCCTGCCGCCCACCGTCCGACTCGACCGGCAGGACGGGACGGTCACCGTCGCCGCCGGAACGCGCTACGCGGACCTGGCGTTCGTGTTGCAGCGGGCCGGGCTCGCCCTGGCCAACCTGGCGTCGCTGCCGCACATCTCGGTCGCCGGTTCGTGCGCGACCGGTACGCACGGTTCGGGCGACGGCCGGCGCTGTCTCGCCGCCTCGGTGGCCGGGCTCCGACTCGTGGGCCCGGAGGGTGATCTGGTGGAGCTGCGCCGGGACACCGACCGGGACACCTTCGCGGGGTCGGTGGTCGCGCTCGGCGCGCTGGGCGTGGTCACCCAGGTCACCCTGGACGTGGAGCCGACGTACGACATGACGCAGCGGGTCCGCGTCCGGGTGCCGCTCACGGAGGTCGCGGAGCGGTTCGACGACGTGTTCTCCGCCGCGTACAGCGTCAGTGTGTTCACGGACTGGCTCGGTGACGAGGCCCAGGTGTGGCTCAAGGACCGGCTCGACCGGAGCGACGGCGACCGGAGCGGGGGTGAACGGACCGGTGGCTGGGCCGGCGGGGAGCCCGCGCGCGTACCCCTGAATCCTGTGCCCGGCATGCCTCCGGAGTTCAGTACCGAGCAACTGGGCAGCGTGGGGCCCTGGTTCGAGCGGCTGCCGCACTTCAGGCCCGAGCTGACGCCGGGTGCCGGGGAGGAGTTCCAGTCCGAGTACTACCTGCCCCGCGAGGCGGCTCCCGCCGCCTTCGCGGCCCTGCGCGGCATCGGGCACCTGCTGGCACCGTCGCTGCACATCGCGGAGGTCCGTACGGTCCGGGCGGACGACCTGTGGCTGAGCCCCGCCCACGGCAGGGACTCGGTCACGTTCCACTTCACCTGGGTCAAGGACGCGGCGGCCATCACCCCGCTGATCGCCGCCGTGGAGGAGCTTCTTGTGCCGCTGGGGGCCCGTCCCCACTGGGGCAAGCTGACGTCGCTGAGCGCCTCCGAGATCGCCGCCGGGTACGAACGGGCCGTGGAGTTCGGGCGGTTGGCACGGAAGTACGACCCGGCGGGGAAGTTCTCCAACGGCTTTCTGGAGGCGCTGTTCCCCGAGGGGTGA
- a CDS encoding SDR family NAD(P)-dependent oxidoreductase, whose amino-acid sequence MRIAGATVLLTGVTGGIGRALALKLSGRGARLVVTGRHAGTLEPLAAQLGARPVVADLADPEQVTALAEQCADVDILLANAALPASGDLLDYTPAQIERALTVNLSSPILLARLLAPRMVSAGSGHLAFVGSLSGKAATPYSSLYTATKFGLRGFSHSLRQDLHGTGVGVSLIQPGFVREAGMFAATGAAVPSGVGTVSPDQVADAVLRAIEENRCEVNVAPAKLRLRCAVAGQFPGYAERSAGRGGANPAVDRIVEAQRASR is encoded by the coding sequence ATGCGTATCGCTGGCGCAACTGTTCTGCTCACCGGCGTGACGGGCGGCATAGGCCGCGCCCTCGCGCTGAAACTGTCCGGCCGGGGCGCGCGCCTGGTGGTGACGGGCCGTCACGCCGGGACACTCGAACCCCTCGCGGCCCAGCTCGGTGCCCGTCCAGTGGTCGCCGACCTCGCGGACCCCGAGCAGGTCACCGCTCTCGCCGAGCAGTGTGCGGACGTCGACATCCTCCTCGCGAACGCGGCCCTGCCCGCCAGCGGTGACCTGCTCGACTACACCCCCGCGCAGATCGAGCGCGCCCTCACCGTCAATCTCAGCTCGCCCATCCTGCTCGCGCGGCTCCTCGCCCCGCGCATGGTGAGCGCGGGCAGCGGGCACCTCGCCTTTGTCGGCTCGCTGTCCGGCAAGGCCGCGACCCCGTACTCCTCCCTCTACACCGCGACCAAGTTCGGCCTGCGGGGCTTCTCCCACAGCCTCCGGCAGGACCTGCACGGCACCGGCGTCGGTGTGTCGCTCATCCAGCCGGGTTTTGTGCGCGAGGCCGGGATGTTCGCCGCGACGGGGGCCGCCGTGCCGAGCGGGGTCGGCACGGTCAGCCCCGACCAGGTGGCGGACGCCGTCCTGCGCGCGATCGAGGAGAACCGGTGCGAGGTCAATGTCGCGCCGGCCAAGCTGCGGCTGCGCTGTGCCGTGGCCGGCCAGTTCCCCGGTTACGCGGAGAGGTCGGCCGGCCGCGGCGGGGCGAATCCCGCCGTGGACCGGATCGTCGAGGCACAACGGGCGTCCCGGTGA
- a CDS encoding MFS transporter, producing the protein MTEPPLTSRTAPEADRPQEGPGVRMFSTTALIASCVGFALIGALQSLYGPAIPALRQEYGLTPSAAGLALSAHFTGGVAGVLVFNRVHGRVGNRSLLGTSYALMALGSLGFALAPSWPAALFAALVSGLGFGGIDYGLNQLFAVGFGNRGAAMLNVLNAHFGIGAVAGPALIGLLGPGRYMVVFAAFGGVSALLLFSLRGVSDKGGSPVTPVEGTGADAMGAAVLRRSMGGVLAAFVALYVLHVAVEAGVGGWEPTHLETVGYGSAFAASATSVYWFMMTVGRFLVVPLTLRLSEPVIVAVSCVGMVGCLGLAAVPAAAPYAYAGVGLFIAPIFPTGLTWLNRTVPTARRAGAYVIAASMIGGVAAGPAFGGVIEWSGPRMVPVLLCATALVCLALVLWIHRATGRAKAAL; encoded by the coding sequence ATGACTGAGCCGCCGCTCACGAGCCGTACGGCACCCGAGGCCGACCGGCCCCAAGAGGGGCCAGGGGTACGGATGTTCAGCACGACCGCCCTGATCGCCTCGTGCGTCGGCTTCGCCCTGATCGGCGCGCTCCAGTCGCTGTACGGGCCCGCCATTCCCGCGCTGCGCCAGGAGTACGGGCTGACGCCCTCCGCCGCCGGGCTCGCCCTGAGCGCCCACTTCACCGGCGGGGTCGCCGGTGTCCTCGTCTTCAACCGGGTGCACGGCAGGGTGGGCAACCGCTCCCTGCTCGGGACCTCGTACGCGCTGATGGCGCTCGGCAGCCTGGGCTTCGCCCTCGCCCCGTCCTGGCCGGCCGCGCTCTTCGCCGCGCTCGTCTCCGGACTCGGCTTCGGCGGGATCGACTACGGCCTCAACCAGCTGTTCGCGGTGGGCTTCGGGAACCGGGGCGCCGCCATGCTCAACGTACTCAACGCGCACTTCGGCATCGGCGCGGTCGCGGGCCCCGCGCTCATCGGACTGCTGGGCCCCGGCCGCTACATGGTGGTCTTCGCCGCCTTCGGTGGGGTCTCGGCGCTGCTGCTGTTCTCGCTCCGGGGAGTCAGCGACAAGGGCGGCTCGCCCGTCACACCGGTCGAAGGGACAGGAGCGGACGCCATGGGCGCGGCGGTGCTGCGCCGCAGCATGGGCGGCGTCCTCGCCGCGTTTGTCGCGCTGTACGTCCTGCACGTGGCCGTCGAGGCCGGAGTGGGCGGCTGGGAGCCCACCCACCTGGAGACCGTCGGGTACGGCTCGGCCTTCGCCGCCTCCGCCACCTCCGTCTACTGGTTCATGATGACGGTGGGCCGCTTCCTCGTGGTGCCCCTCACCCTGCGCCTGTCGGAGCCCGTGATCGTGGCCGTCAGCTGCGTGGGCATGGTCGGCTGTCTCGGGCTGGCGGCCGTCCCGGCCGCGGCGCCCTACGCGTACGCGGGAGTCGGCCTGTTCATCGCCCCCATCTTCCCCACCGGCCTCACCTGGCTGAACCGGACCGTGCCCACGGCACGGCGGGCCGGCGCGTACGTGATCGCCGCGTCGATGATCGGGGGCGTCGCGGCGGGACCGGCGTTCGGCGGGGTGATCGAGTGGTCGGGGCCCCGGATGGTGCCGGTGCTGCTGTGCGCGACCGCGCTCGTCTGCCTGGCCCTCGTCCTGTGGATACACCGCGCGACCGGCCGCGCGAAGGCGGCTCTCTGA
- a CDS encoding FAD-dependent oxidoreductase, translated as MRTTGRGGMRGARTVDTDVVVVGSGAGGSVAALELAAAGLEVTVLEEGPRVDTARLAAAGPAENMRALYRHGGLIPVVGTPTFPYGEGRCVGGTTVVNGGLLWEPPPALLLRWADHSGIDGYRAADLAAHLRTVTDRLGVTVQRHGGGNRDSSLLTEGADRLGWRWKHARRAVRGCLHSNRCTTGCPSGVKQSMAVSYLPLAEARGATVRPDTRVLRVLHDGGAVRGVLAVDADGGRTVHRARAVFLAAGPLGTPALLQRSHIHRRLAGRELALHVNLRTVARFPEEVRAERGTLFTAQVQEFDDRGVLIMPSNVSRGSLAAAVAGRGPADTERLLADFGRLGVYTTQVRMAGTARVRATPGGGVLLRHGMTTGDHTALRDAFRATAKVLFAAGATDLLPPVSSAPPLRTPADADTFCDRVRPADWELVSVHGMASARMGAADRGGVCDTDGRPYGFTGLRICDASVLPGVTGISPQGTIMAFAHEIAARYAELSGRNHD; from the coding sequence ATGAGAACGACAGGCCGTGGCGGGATGCGCGGGGCCCGTACCGTCGACACCGACGTCGTGGTCGTCGGCTCGGGCGCCGGGGGAAGTGTCGCCGCCCTCGAACTGGCCGCCGCCGGACTGGAGGTGACGGTCCTGGAGGAGGGCCCGAGGGTCGACACCGCCCGGCTCGCCGCCGCCGGACCCGCCGAGAACATGCGCGCGCTGTACCGCCACGGCGGGCTGATCCCCGTCGTGGGCACACCGACCTTCCCGTACGGCGAAGGACGCTGCGTGGGCGGCACCACCGTCGTCAACGGCGGCCTGCTGTGGGAACCCCCGCCCGCGCTCCTCCTGCGCTGGGCCGACCACTCCGGCATCGACGGCTACCGCGCCGCCGACCTGGCGGCCCATCTGCGGACCGTCACCGACCGCCTCGGCGTCACCGTCCAGCGGCACGGCGGCGGCAACCGCGACTCCTCGCTCCTGACCGAGGGCGCCGACCGGCTCGGCTGGCGCTGGAAGCACGCCCGGCGCGCGGTCCGTGGCTGCCTGCACAGCAACCGCTGCACCACCGGCTGCCCGAGCGGCGTCAAACAGAGCATGGCCGTCAGCTACCTGCCCCTGGCCGAGGCGCGAGGCGCCACCGTACGGCCCGACACCCGCGTCCTGCGCGTCCTGCACGACGGCGGCGCGGTCCGTGGTGTGCTGGCCGTGGACGCGGACGGCGGGCGTACGGTCCACCGGGCCCGCGCGGTGTTCCTCGCGGCGGGACCGCTGGGTACCCCCGCCCTCCTGCAACGCAGCCACATCCACCGGCGCCTGGCCGGACGGGAGTTGGCCCTCCACGTCAACCTGCGGACCGTGGCGCGGTTCCCCGAGGAGGTCCGCGCCGAGCGCGGTACCCTCTTCACCGCCCAGGTCCAGGAGTTCGACGACCGGGGCGTGCTGATCATGCCGTCCAACGTGTCCCGGGGCTCCCTGGCCGCCGCCGTGGCAGGACGAGGCCCGGCGGACACCGAACGCTTGCTCGCCGACTTCGGCCGCCTCGGTGTGTACACCACCCAGGTACGCATGGCCGGTACCGCACGCGTGCGGGCCACGCCCGGCGGGGGAGTGCTGCTGCGCCACGGCATGACCACCGGGGACCACACCGCCCTGCGCGACGCCTTCCGCGCCACGGCGAAGGTGCTGTTCGCCGCCGGTGCCACCGACTTGCTGCCCCCGGTGTCGTCGGCGCCACCGCTCCGCACCCCGGCCGACGCCGACACCTTCTGCGACCGCGTGCGGCCGGCCGACTGGGAGCTGGTGTCGGTGCACGGCATGGCGTCCGCGCGGATGGGCGCGGCGGACCGCGGCGGTGTGTGTGACACCGACGGCCGCCCCTACGGCTTCACCGGACTGCGGATCTGCGACGCCAGTGTGCTGCCGGGGGTCACGGGCATCAGCCCGCAGGGCACGATCATGGCTTTCGCCCACGAGATCGCCGCCCGTTACGCCGAGTTGTCAGGGAGGAACCATGACTGA